The Benincasa hispida cultivar B227 chromosome 9, ASM972705v1, whole genome shotgun sequence genome has a segment encoding these proteins:
- the LOC120087181 gene encoding prohibitin-1, mitochondrial: MNLKNVKVPKVPSGGAASALMKIGIIGGLGLYAATNSLYNVEGGHRAIVFNRLVGIKDKVYPEGTHLMIPWFERPIIYDVRARPNLVESSSGSRDLQMVKIGLRVLTRPLANELPTLYRTLGENYNERVLPSIIHETLKSVVAQYNASQLLTQREAVSREIRKTLTERAAQFNIALDDVSITSLTFGKEFTAAIEAKQVAAQEAERAKFVVEKAEQDKRSAIIRAQGEAKSGQLIGQAVANNPAFMTLRKIEAAREIAHTIANSSNKVFLNSDDLLLNLQEMNLEPSGKK; encoded by the exons atgaatttgaaaaatgttaaGGTTCCCAAGGTGCCCAGTGGTGGTGCTGCCTCTGCTTTGATGAAGATTGGGATTATTGGCGGGCTTGGGTTATATGCAGCTACCAACAGTCTCTACAATGTTGAGGGAGGACATCGGGCCATTGTGTTTAACCGTCTAGTTGGAATTAAAGATAAG GTTTATCCTGAAGGAACACATCTCATGATCCCTTGGTTTGAGAGGCCAATCATATATGATGTCCGTGCACGACCCAATCTAGTAGAGAGTAGTTCTGGAAGCCGAGACCTCCAGATG GTTAAAATCGGTCTTCGAGTTCTTACCCGCCCATTAGCAAATGAGTTACCTACATTGTATAGAACACTCGGTGAAAATTATAATGAAAGGGTTCTGCCTTCAATCATTCATGAAACTCTGAAATCTGTAGTTGCTCAGTATAATGCCAGCCAACTTCTTACCCAAAGAGAG GCTGTTAGTAGAGAAATCCGAAAGACTTTGACTGAGAGGGCAGCCCAGTTCAATATTGCTCTTGATGACGTGTCCATAACAAGTTTAACTTTTGGAAAGGAGTTTACAGCTGCAATCGAAGCCAAACAAGTGGCTGCCCAAGAAGCCGAAAGAGCTAAATTCGTCGTCGAGAAGGCTGAACAGGACAAGAGAAGTGCTATAATAAGAGCACAG GGAGAAGCCAAGAGTGGGCAGCTGATAGGGCAAGCTGTTGCCAACAACCCTGCGTTTATGACTCTGAGGAAAATTGAAGCAGCAAGAGAAATTGCACATACTATTGCAAACTCATCCAACAAAGTTTTCCTGAATTCAGATGATCTGTTGCTGAACCTTCAAGAGATGAATTTGGAGCCCAGTGGAAAGAAGTAA